The following proteins are encoded in a genomic region of Prochlorothrix hollandica PCC 9006 = CALU 1027:
- a CDS encoding type I restriction-modification system subunit M, protein MTSTQQRAALQRQIWQIANDVRGSVDGWDFKQYVLGTLFYRFISENFASYIEADDDSIHYAKLSDRIITDDIKDDAIKTKGYFIYPSQLFATIAANANTNESLNTDLAAIFVAIESSANGYPSETDIKGLFADFDTTSNRLGNTVKDKNLRLAAVLKGVAGLDFGGFDASHIDLFGDAYEFLISNYAANAGKSGGEFFTPQHVSRLIAQLAMHQQTSVNKIYDPACGSGSLLLQAKKHFDAHLIEDGFYGQEINHTTYNLARMNMFLHNINYDKFNMQLGNTLTEPHFADEKPFDAIVSNPPYSVKWVGSDDPTLINDDRFAPAGVLAPKSKADFAFVLHCLSYLSSRGRAAIVCFPGIFYRGGAEAKIRKYLVDNNYVETVIALAPNLFFGTTIAVTILVLSKHKLDSATQFIDASGLFKKETNNNTLTDDHIAAIMGVFESKENVAHFARSVPVEEIAANDYNLSVSSYVEAEDTREVVDITALNAKLKMTVAKIDRLRAEIEAIVAEIEA, encoded by the coding sequence ATGACGAGTACCCAACAACGCGCCGCCCTGCAACGCCAAATCTGGCAAATCGCCAATGATGTGCGCGGCTCAGTCGATGGCTGGGATTTCAAGCAATACGTGCTTGGCACGCTGTTTTATCGCTTTATTAGTGAAAACTTTGCCAGCTACATCGAGGCCGACGATGATAGCATCCACTACGCCAAGCTGTCTGATCGCATTATTACTGACGACATCAAAGACGATGCCATCAAAACCAAAGGCTACTTTATTTACCCTAGCCAGTTGTTTGCCACGATCGCGGCCAATGCCAACACGAACGAAAGCTTGAATACTGACCTAGCGGCGATTTTTGTGGCGATCGAAAGCTCTGCCAATGGCTACCCCTCCGAGACAGACATCAAGGGGCTGTTTGCTGACTTTGACACCACCAGCAACCGCCTGGGCAACACGGTTAAAGATAAAAACCTGCGCTTGGCTGCGGTTCTAAAAGGGGTGGCAGGGCTGGATTTTGGTGGTTTTGATGCCAGCCATATTGACCTGTTTGGTGATGCCTATGAGTTTCTGATCTCCAACTATGCCGCCAATGCTGGTAAATCGGGGGGTGAGTTTTTTACGCCGCAGCACGTCTCTCGGTTGATTGCCCAGCTTGCTATGCACCAGCAAACCAGTGTCAATAAAATTTATGACCCCGCCTGTGGGTCTGGTTCGCTGTTATTGCAAGCCAAAAAGCATTTTGATGCTCACCTGATTGAAGACGGTTTTTATGGGCAGGAGATTAACCACACGACCTATAACTTGGCGCGGATGAATATGTTTTTGCATAACATCAACTACGACAAGTTTAATATGCAGTTGGGCAACACGCTGACTGAGCCGCATTTTGCGGATGAAAAGCCCTTTGATGCCATTGTCTCCAATCCGCCCTATTCGGTGAAGTGGGTTGGCAGTGATGACCCGACGCTGATTAATGACGATCGCTTTGCCCCAGCAGGCGTACTTGCGCCCAAATCTAAGGCTGATTTTGCCTTTGTGTTGCATTGCTTGAGCTATTTATCGAGCAGGGGGCGGGCGGCGATCGTCTGTTTCCCTGGTATTTTTTACCGTGGGGGTGCGGAGGCGAAAATCAGAAAGTATTTGGTGGATAATAATTATGTGGAAACGGTGATTGCTCTTGCGCCTAATTTGTTTTTTGGCACGACGATCGCGGTGACGATTTTGGTGTTATCGAAGCACAAGCTGGATTCTGCGACTCAGTTTATTGATGCCAGTGGGTTGTTTAAGAAGGAAACGAATAATAATACGCTGACGGATGACCATATTGCGGCAATTATGGGGGTGTTTGAGAGTAAGGAAAACGTTGCCCACTTTGCCCGATCGGTTCCTGTAGAAGAGATTGCGGCTAATGATTACAATCTGTCGGTGAGTAGCTATGTGGAGGCGGAGGATACGCGGGAGGTGGTGGATATTACGGCGCTGAATGCTAAGTTAAAAATGACGGTGGCGAAGATCGATCGCTTGCGGGCTGAGATTGAGGCGATCGTGGCGGAGATTGAAGCATGA
- a CDS encoding PDDEXK nuclease domain-containing protein, with the protein MSKSEQPIALINLPDGYNIWLMELKERIHTAQQRATLAVNRELVLLYWQIGRDILDRQAEQGWGARVIDRLAHDLRNSFPNMKGFSPRNLKYMRTFADTWTDVEFVQEVLAQLPWYHQLALLDKLDNNEKRIWYAQKAIENNWSRNVLVMQIETRLIERQGNAVSNFEQRLPKPDSDLARESIKDPYRFDFLGLTEEAQEREIEGALVKHVTQFLLELGAGFAFVGRQVLLQVGEEDFFIDLLFYHLKLRCYVVIELKADKFKPEHLGQLGFYMTAVDRQMKVKEDAVTIGLLLCKSKDKVVAEYALGDKSQPMGIAESKLLESLPVPLQTQLPSIEEIERELQGFDGGDV; encoded by the coding sequence ATGAGTAAATCAGAACAGCCGATTGCTTTGATCAATCTGCCGGATGGCTATAACATCTGGTTGATGGAACTCAAAGAACGCATTCACACAGCCCAACAACGAGCGACATTGGCTGTTAATCGTGAATTGGTTCTGCTCTATTGGCAAATTGGGCGTGACATTTTGGATCGGCAAGCTGAACAGGGCTGGGGAGCCAGGGTTATCGATCGCCTTGCCCATGATTTGCGTAATTCATTCCCCAACATGAAAGGTTTTTCGCCACGCAATCTCAAATATATGCGAACTTTTGCCGACACATGGACAGATGTTGAATTTGTGCAAGAGGTGCTTGCACAATTGCCGTGGTATCATCAACTGGCACTTTTAGATAAATTAGACAACAACGAAAAGCGTATTTGGTACGCTCAAAAAGCTATAGAAAACAATTGGTCGCGTAATGTGCTGGTGATGCAGATTGAAACGCGCTTAATTGAGCGACAAGGCAATGCGGTTTCTAATTTTGAGCAACGCTTGCCTAAACCCGATTCTGATCTTGCCCGTGAGTCGATTAAAGATCCCTATCGCTTTGATTTTTTGGGTCTGACTGAGGAAGCTCAAGAGCGAGAAATAGAAGGGGCATTGGTTAAACACGTCACGCAATTTTTGTTGGAGTTGGGCGCAGGATTTGCCTTTGTGGGTCGTCAGGTGTTGCTTCAAGTGGGTGAGGAAGATTTTTTTATTGATCTTCTGTTTTATCACCTGAAATTGCGCTGCTATGTTGTGATTGAACTCAAAGCCGACAAGTTTAAGCCTGAGCATTTGGGTCAGTTGGGGTTTTATATGACGGCGGTGGATCGGCAAATGAAGGTTAAAGAGGATGCGGTCACGATCGGCTTATTGTTGTGCAAAAGCAAGGACAAGGTGGTTGCTGAGTATGCTTTGGGGGATAAAAGTCAGCCGATGGGTATTGCTGAATCTAAGTTATTGGAATCTTTACCCGTTCCTTTACAAACTCAATTGCCGAGTATTGAAGAGATTGAGCGGGAATTGCAGGGATTTGATGGAGGTGATGTATGA